Proteins from one Verrucomicrobiota bacterium genomic window:
- a CDS encoding glycoside hydrolase family 127 protein, with protein sequence MKTYRDLLRLRICLPVLVFIYLASTSRANPVQERGALTFQSVDQAHFQFGGVLGQRIDANVDNWLLRAPMANPGMLEMFRVRDRTPTPNLVPWAGEFVGKYLISAIQALRMTDNPALKKQVAQVVAELIASQADDGYLGPFPKAIRLKANWDLWGHYHCMEALLMWHDDTGDEAALTACRRAADLICKTFLDQPLRVFDAGSHEMNMAVIHGLGQLYRHTGEARYLRMMHEIEKDWERAGDYLRSGVNGLEFFQSPRPRWESLHDLQGLLELYRITGEEKYRAAFEHHWRSIARWDRHNDGGFSSGEQATGNPYAPGAIETCCTIAWMALSVDMLKLTGDPRVADELELSTFNGAAGAQHPSGRWWTYNTPMDGVREASAHTIVFQSRAGTPELNCCSVNAPRSLGMLSEWALMAASDGLVLNYYGAGKFSGKLADGTQVSFTETTDYLLLDRVKIKVELSKAQTFNLRLRIPGWSKTTTVQLNGTATENVKAGSYLELNRRWKKGDVVELEFDMGLRFVTGDRETAGKVSLYRGPLLLAYDQRDNDFDENAIPPLDLDRLRESKLVTTGSRRGNEAESSSQIPSKKVRLLTSAATTDILSPWLLLDVTGKDGRRLRLRDFASAGCNGTRYRSWLVAENSPPPPVVTRIPADGASITTGKSLFKWTTRTNSMLSEYRLVVSDMSDFSRAEIEINGIKPNRFALDETEKRKLSSGRWYYWKVISRNQSGETEGAQPAARFKVDASLSPAPEDLSGGNTEGPGGVLVSATLHGNPKPEFGQLKRATDFQPATDPDNQPAHAVSLNGQGQMLVYSLEEFPDENYSVAVWVKLDALPENHLGQIFSAWAVPMDDPLRVCIDKGKLFARIEAQQGFSTEGVAIDTGRWHHVAAVKSGNQLTLYLDGKARGSVGVPAYINSAARSIALGGNPNYSGNEFLAAEFAGFAFYNRALTAEEIKVLAAR encoded by the coding sequence TTGAAAACTTATCGAGATTTGCTCCGCTTGCGAATTTGCCTGCCCGTGCTTGTTTTCATTTATTTAGCCAGCACCAGTCGCGCCAATCCGGTTCAGGAAAGGGGAGCGTTGACTTTTCAATCTGTCGATCAGGCTCATTTCCAATTTGGCGGTGTGCTTGGCCAGCGCATCGACGCCAACGTCGATAACTGGCTTTTGCGCGCGCCGATGGCCAACCCCGGGATGCTCGAAATGTTTCGCGTGCGCGACCGCACGCCGACGCCGAACCTCGTGCCGTGGGCCGGAGAATTCGTCGGCAAATACCTCATTTCTGCCATTCAAGCTCTACGCATGACCGACAACCCGGCGCTCAAGAAGCAAGTCGCTCAAGTCGTCGCCGAATTGATCGCGAGTCAGGCGGACGACGGTTATCTCGGCCCGTTTCCCAAGGCAATCCGACTGAAAGCCAACTGGGATTTGTGGGGACATTATCATTGCATGGAAGCGCTGTTGATGTGGCACGATGACACCGGTGATGAAGCCGCTTTGACGGCGTGTCGTCGCGCCGCCGACCTGATCTGCAAAACATTTTTGGATCAACCGCTGCGCGTCTTCGACGCCGGTTCGCACGAGATGAACATGGCCGTCATCCACGGACTCGGTCAGCTTTACCGCCACACCGGTGAAGCGCGTTACCTGCGGATGATGCACGAGATTGAAAAGGATTGGGAGCGGGCTGGAGATTATCTGCGCAGCGGCGTGAACGGTCTGGAATTCTTTCAATCGCCGCGACCGCGCTGGGAAAGCCTGCACGATCTTCAGGGATTGCTTGAACTGTATCGTATCACCGGCGAGGAAAAGTATCGCGCCGCGTTTGAACATCATTGGCGCAGCATCGCGCGGTGGGATCGTCACAACGACGGCGGTTTCTCCTCCGGCGAACAGGCCACCGGCAATCCCTACGCGCCCGGCGCCATCGAGACGTGCTGCACTATCGCGTGGATGGCGTTGAGCGTCGATATGCTCAAGCTGACCGGCGACCCGCGCGTCGCCGATGAGCTGGAACTCTCCACCTTCAACGGCGCGGCGGGCGCGCAACATCCGTCCGGGCGCTGGTGGACTTACAACACGCCGATGGACGGCGTTCGCGAAGCATCGGCGCATACGATTGTCTTCCAATCGCGCGCCGGCACCCCGGAACTCAACTGTTGCTCCGTCAACGCGCCGCGTTCGCTCGGTATGTTGTCGGAGTGGGCGCTCATGGCGGCAAGCGACGGGCTGGTTTTGAATTATTACGGCGCGGGAAAATTCAGCGGAAAACTGGCGGACGGAACACAGGTCAGCTTTACCGAGACGACTGACTATCTCCTGCTGGATCGCGTGAAAATAAAAGTCGAACTGTCCAAGGCGCAAACGTTCAACTTGCGACTGCGAATTCCCGGTTGGTCAAAGACAACGACGGTCCAGTTAAACGGCACGGCGACGGAAAATGTGAAGGCGGGAAGTTACCTAGAACTGAATCGTCGCTGGAAAAAGGGCGACGTTGTCGAACTGGAATTTGACATGGGGTTGCGCTTCGTCACCGGCGACCGTGAGACGGCGGGAAAAGTTTCGTTGTATCGCGGCCCACTGCTGCTCGCCTACGATCAACGCGACAACGACTTTGACGAGAACGCCATTCCGCCGCTGGATTTGGACCGACTGCGCGAGTCGAAGTTGGTGACGACTGGTAGCCGCCGAGGTAACGAGGCGGAGTCATCATCGCAAATTCCAAGCAAGAAAGTCCGCCTCCTTACGTCGGCGGCTACGACCGATATTTTATCGCCGTGGTTATTGCTCGACGTGACGGGCAAGGATGGTCGCCGACTTCGGCTGCGGGACTTTGCCAGCGCCGGTTGCAATGGCACGCGCTACAGATCCTGGTTGGTTGCAGAAAACTCGCCGCCACCGCCGGTCGTCACTCGAATTCCTGCGGACGGTGCGTCCATCACGACAGGAAAATCGTTGTTCAAGTGGACGACGAGAACGAATTCGATGTTGTCAGAATACCGGCTGGTGGTGTCTGACATGTCGGATTTCTCTCGGGCAGAGATTGAGATTAATGGCATCAAACCAAACCGTTTCGCCTTGGATGAAACCGAGAAACGGAAACTCTCTTCGGGTCGTTGGTACTACTGGAAAGTCATCTCGCGCAACCAAAGCGGCGAGACTGAAGGCGCGCAACCAGCGGCACGATTCAAGGTGGACGCTTCGCTTTCGCCCGCGCCCGAAGATTTGTCCGGCGGCAATACGGAGGGGCCGGGCGGCGTGTTAGTGAGCGCCACGTTGCACGGCAATCCTAAACCGGAATTCGGCCAATTGAAACGCGCCACAGATTTTCAACCAGCGACTGACCCGGACAATCAACCGGCTCACGCGGTCTCGTTGAACGGACAAGGACAGATGTTGGTTTACAGCCTCGAGGAATTTCCCGATGAAAATTATTCGGTGGCAGTGTGGGTCAAGCTCGACGCATTGCCCGAGAATCATCTCGGCCAGATTTTCAGCGCGTGGGCGGTGCCGATGGACGACCCATTGCGCGTGTGCATCGACAAAGGGAAACTGTTCGCACGTATCGAAGCGCAGCAAGGTTTCTCCACTGAAGGCGTTGCCATCGACACCGGACGCTGGCATCACGTCGCGGCAGTCAAGTCGGGCAACCAACTGACGCTTTATCTGGATGGTAAGGCGCGCGGGTCAGTCGGCGTTCCGGCGTACATCAATTCCGCCGCTCGAAGTATTGCGTTAGGCGGCAACCCGAATTATTCCGGCAATGAATTTCTGGCGGCGGAGTTTGCCGGGTTTGCCTTCTACAATCGCGCATTGACGGCGGAAGAAATCAAAGTGCTGGCGGCTCGTTGA